From a region of the Gymnogyps californianus isolate 813 chromosome 22, ASM1813914v2, whole genome shotgun sequence genome:
- the TCEA3 gene encoding transcription elongation factor A protein 3, whose protein sequence is MGPAEELVRIAKKLDKMVARKSTEGALDLLKSLTGYTMTIQLLQTTRIGVAVNSVRKHCSDEEVVASAKILIKNWKRLLDSADSRASVGTSPSPAPTSSWRNSSDSKEESKAKPETPRTPTSPPFSPSPCLLAPCYLTGDSVRDKCIEMLTAALRMDDDYKEFGVNCEKMASEIEDHIFQELKSTDMKYRNRVRSRISNLKDPKNPSLRRNVLCGAILPSLIARMTAEEMASDELKELRNTMTQEAIREHQMAKTGGTVTDLFQCGKCKKKNCTYNQVQTRSADEPMTTFVLCNECGNRWKFC, encoded by the exons ATGGGGCCTGCTGAGGAACTGGTCCGGATTGCCAAGAAATTGGATAAGATGGTGGCCAGGAAGAGCACG GAAGGGGCACTGGATCTGCTCAAGTCCCTCACCGGCTACACCATGACCATCCAGCTGCTCCAG ACCACGCGGATCGGGGTGGCCGTCAACTCGGTGAGGAAACACTGCTCGGACGAAGAGGTGGTGGCCTCGGCCAAAATCCTCATCAAGAACTGGAAGCGGCTGCTGG ACTCTGCCGACTCGAG AGCCTCTGTGGGCACCAGCCCCTCACCAGCTCCCACCAGCTCCTGGAGAAACTCCAGCgacagcaaggaggaaag CAAGGCCAAACCGGAGACGCCACGGACCCCCACCAGCCCCCCCTTCTCGCCAAGCCCCTGCCTCCTGGCCCCCTGCTATCTCACGGGGGACTCGGTGCGGGACAAGTGCATCGAGATGCTGACGGCTGCCCTCCGCATGGACG ATGACTACAAGGAGTTCGGTGTCAACTGCGAGAAGATGGCATCAGAGATTGAAGACC ATATCTTCCAGGAGCTGAAGAGCACGGACATGAAGTATCGCAACCGGGTGCGGAGCAGGATCAGCAACCTGAAGGACCCCAAGAACCCCAGCCTGCGGAGAAACGTGCTGTGTGGGGCCATCCTGCCCAGCCTCATCGCCCGCATGACCGCCGAg GAGATGGCCAGCGATGagctgaaggagctgaggaaCACCATGACCCAGGAGGCCATCCGGGAGCACCAGATGGCCAAGACGGGCGGCACCGTGACCGACCTCTTCCAGTGCGGCAAGTGCAAGAAGAAGAACTGCACGTACAACCAG